A genomic window from Cloacibacillus evryensis DSM 19522 includes:
- a CDS encoding rod shape-determining protein, whose protein sequence is MFSFRPNLFNHEIGIDIGTVNTVIYVKSKGVVINEPSVIAVRNLGRKGQKEIIAFGAAAKKMVGRTPQGITTVRPLSHGVIADFEMTQHMIRHYMSQATASGGMFSHPRVAVCVPASVTEVEKRAVVEVTLAAGAKEAFVVEEPLAAAVGIGLAIDEAQGNMVVNMGGGTCEVAVLSLGGIVINQSVRVAGDALDEAIISMLRQNYTLAIGESTAEEIKIAIGSVIPLDQELKMDVKGRDLVDGLPKVVSICSEEVRESIEPIVMQIEETIRSTLERTPPELVRDIVDQGIVLSGGTANLRGLNIRFADALNVPIHIAEQPVFSVALGLGKILEMPQDKNRLSITVEKQGA, encoded by the coding sequence TTGTTCAGTTTCAGACCCAACCTCTTCAACCACGAGATAGGAATAGATATTGGGACGGTAAATACGGTCATATACGTTAAATCAAAGGGCGTCGTCATCAACGAACCCTCGGTCATCGCGGTGCGCAACCTTGGCCGCAAGGGGCAGAAGGAGATAATAGCTTTTGGCGCCGCCGCGAAAAAGATGGTGGGGCGCACGCCGCAGGGGATAACGACGGTAAGGCCCCTCTCGCACGGAGTGATCGCCGATTTTGAAATGACGCAGCACATGATACGCCATTACATGTCGCAGGCGACGGCCTCCGGCGGGATGTTTTCCCATCCCCGCGTCGCCGTCTGCGTGCCGGCGAGCGTTACGGAGGTCGAAAAGCGGGCCGTGGTCGAAGTGACGCTCGCCGCGGGGGCCAAAGAGGCCTTCGTGGTGGAAGAGCCGCTCGCCGCGGCGGTGGGCATCGGCCTGGCTATCGACGAGGCGCAGGGCAATATGGTCGTCAACATGGGCGGCGGCACCTGCGAGGTCGCGGTGCTTTCCCTCGGCGGAATAGTCATCAACCAGTCGGTCAGAGTGGCCGGCGACGCCCTTGACGAGGCGATCATCTCGATGCTGCGCCAGAACTACACGCTTGCTATCGGTGAAAGCACGGCGGAGGAGATAAAGATCGCGATCGGCTCCGTGATCCCGCTCGATCAGGAACTTAAAATGGACGTCAAGGGGCGCGATCTCGTTGATGGCCTGCCGAAGGTGGTAAGCATCTGTTCGGAAGAGGTCCGTGAATCGATAGAGCCGATCGTGATGCAGATAGAGGAGACGATACGTTCGACCCTCGAACGCACGCCGCCCGAGCTTGTCCGCGACATCGTCGATCAGGGCATCGTCCTCTCCGGCGGCACGGCCAACCTTCGCGGCCTCAACATCCGCTTCGCGGACGCGCTTAACGTTCCGATACACATCGCGGAACAGCCCGTCTTTTCTGTGGCCCTTGGCCTCGGCAAGATCCTCGAGATGCCGCAGGACAAGAACAGGCTCTCGATCACCGTCGAGAAGCAGGGCGCTTAA
- the minD gene encoding septum site-determining protein MinD, producing MGCRIIVITSGKGGVGKTTTTANLAAALASEGYKVVAIDGDVGLRNLDVIMGLENRIVYTLIDVIEGNCRLNQALIRDKRLENLYMIPTAQSKTKDAVSAEQMEKLCGDLSPDFDFILIDSPAGIESGFRNAAAGATEALVVTTPEVSAVRDADRIIGLLESMDKAPIQLIVNRIRPDMVKRGEMLGVQDVLDILAVDLVGMIPDDESIVISANRGEPLIFSGGTKAGAAYKNISKRICGEKIPFLDLSKEEGGIFASLRRLFSKG from the coding sequence TTGGGGTGCAGAATAATCGTAATTACTTCCGGTAAGGGCGGCGTCGGCAAGACGACGACCACGGCAAACCTGGCGGCGGCTCTCGCTTCGGAGGGATACAAGGTCGTCGCCATCGACGGAGACGTGGGGCTGAGAAACTTAGACGTCATAATGGGCCTTGAGAACCGCATCGTATATACTCTCATAGATGTTATCGAGGGGAACTGCCGCCTCAATCAGGCGCTTATCCGCGACAAGCGCCTTGAGAACCTCTATATGATACCGACGGCGCAGTCAAAGACGAAGGACGCCGTATCGGCAGAGCAGATGGAGAAACTTTGCGGCGACCTGAGCCCGGATTTCGACTTTATACTCATCGACAGCCCCGCCGGCATAGAATCCGGTTTCAGGAACGCGGCGGCGGGAGCGACGGAGGCGCTCGTCGTGACCACCCCCGAGGTATCGGCGGTGCGCGACGCGGACCGCATCATCGGCCTGCTTGAATCGATGGATAAGGCGCCCATCCAGTTGATCGTAAACAGGATCCGCCCCGATATGGTGAAGCGCGGCGAGATGCTCGGGGTCCAGGACGTACTCGACATCCTCGCGGTCGATCTCGTGGGAATGATCCCGGACGACGAATCGATCGTCATCTCCGCCAACCGCGGCGAGCCGCTCATTTTTTCTGGGGGGACGAAGGCCGGAGCGGCCTATAAAAACATCTCCAAGAGGATCTGCGGCGAAAAGATCCCCTTCCTTGACCTTTCAAAGGAAGAGGGCGGCATATTTGCCTCGCTGCGCAGACTTTTTTCCAAAGGTTAG
- the mrdA gene encoding penicillin-binding protein 2: MVSSQYSKFDIMRRMRFLQAAVFVSFMLLVAGLFFFQVVQGDTYVKLASQNRLRILRILPPRGSIVDINGAPLAVNVRTFNINGYPIDLQKEENIKSVTALLVRNGIPMTEDKFRETVAKQYSAPYRAITVATNLTFAQVAEMIMDRDFKKVLFLTPVWRRTYPAAQYAAHVVGYVAEITKEELEAGDAEVYRGGDMIGKNGIEGEYEEILRGSAGEEVIEVDSRGRKLRNISYVKSTKGDDMTLTIDLAAQRYAAELIGKYRGTIIAMDINDGGIRCLYSAPSYDPNPLTWGITTKEWAALNDHDERPMMNRAISGAYPPASTFKIVTGSAILESNVANRNTTVSCPGYFELGNHRFRCWKHSGHGRENIINALRDSCDVYFYQLSSQMGIDRLIKTAAKFGVGEKTGIDLTGEASGTLAGPEWKKKRIKESWYGGDTVNYSIGQGYVLMTPLQVLRAYAALANGGKLLKPRLNTAAPTESAALGISPEVLKLIQQGVQEVTKSGTGKRASSYGVKVAGKTGTAQNSHGDDHAWFVGYAPADNPKYAVVAIAEAGKGGASVAGPIVGKMLNFLINGVKYTEPKPANEINKPAAPTGT; encoded by the coding sequence ATGGTTAGTTCGCAGTATTCCAAGTTCGATATCATGCGCCGCATGCGCTTCCTGCAGGCGGCGGTATTTGTATCTTTCATGCTGCTTGTCGCCGGGCTCTTTTTCTTCCAGGTGGTCCAGGGCGACACCTATGTCAAACTCGCCTCCCAGAACAGGCTGCGCATCCTGCGCATCCTTCCGCCCCGCGGCAGCATCGTCGATATAAACGGAGCGCCGCTCGCGGTGAACGTCCGTACCTTCAACATCAACGGCTACCCGATAGACCTTCAGAAAGAGGAAAATATTAAGTCTGTGACGGCGCTCCTGGTGCGCAACGGCATCCCGATGACCGAAGATAAATTCAGAGAGACCGTCGCTAAACAATATTCCGCTCCCTACCGCGCGATAACCGTCGCCACGAACCTCACCTTTGCGCAGGTCGCGGAGATGATAATGGACAGGGACTTCAAGAAGGTACTCTTTCTGACGCCGGTCTGGCGGCGTACCTATCCGGCGGCGCAGTATGCCGCGCATGTCGTGGGCTATGTCGCGGAGATCACGAAGGAGGAACTCGAGGCCGGCGACGCCGAGGTCTACCGCGGCGGCGACATGATCGGCAAAAACGGCATCGAGGGCGAATATGAGGAGATACTGCGCGGTTCAGCCGGCGAAGAGGTCATCGAGGTCGATTCGCGCGGCCGGAAGCTGCGCAATATCAGCTATGTAAAATCGACCAAGGGCGACGATATGACGCTGACGATAGACCTCGCGGCACAGCGCTACGCGGCGGAGCTGATCGGAAAATATCGCGGGACCATCATCGCGATGGACATAAACGACGGCGGCATACGCTGCCTCTATTCCGCCCCCTCCTATGATCCCAACCCGCTCACGTGGGGCATCACCACTAAAGAGTGGGCCGCGCTTAACGACCATGACGAAAGGCCGATGATGAACAGGGCGATTTCAGGGGCCTATCCCCCCGCTTCGACCTTTAAGATCGTCACAGGTTCGGCGATACTTGAAAGCAATGTGGCCAACAGGAATACGACCGTCAGCTGTCCGGGATATTTCGAACTTGGAAACCACCGGTTTCGCTGTTGGAAACACAGCGGTCACGGGCGCGAAAATATAATCAACGCTCTCAGAGATTCCTGCGACGTCTATTTCTACCAGCTTTCGAGCCAGATGGGGATCGACAGGCTCATAAAGACGGCCGCCAAGTTCGGCGTCGGCGAAAAGACGGGGATAGACCTTACGGGCGAGGCCTCGGGGACGCTCGCGGGGCCGGAATGGAAAAAAAAGAGGATAAAAGAGAGCTGGTACGGCGGCGACACGGTCAACTACTCGATAGGACAGGGCTATGTGCTGATGACGCCGCTGCAGGTATTAAGAGCCTACGCGGCGCTCGCAAATGGTGGTAAACTTTTAAAGCCGCGGCTGAACACCGCCGCTCCGACCGAAAGCGCGGCTCTCGGCATCTCGCCCGAAGTGTTAAAATTGATACAGCAGGGCGTGCAGGAGGTCACAAAGAGCGGAACGGGAAAGAGGGCCAGCTCTTATGGGGTCAAGGTCGCGGGAAAGACCGGCACGGCGCAGAACTCACACGGCGACGACCACGCCTGGTTTGTCGGCTACGCTCCCGCGGATAATCCGAAATACGCGGTCGTCGCGATCGCGGAGGCCGGAAAGGGCGGGGCGTCGGTCGCCGGACCGATAGTCGGAAAGATGCTGAATTTTCTCATTAACGGCGTAAAGTATACCGAACCCAAACCGGCGAATGAGATAAATAAGCCGGCCGCGCCGACGGGGACATAA
- the minE gene encoding cell division topological specificity factor MinE, translating to MGIFDCISSLFGSQKSGSVAKERLQLVLIHDRNDISPEILTALRSDLIKTIKKYLDIDEEGIELDLNREDRSVALLASIPLKNMQRPVRGRKKTGETEKR from the coding sequence ATGGGTATATTTGACTGTATCAGCAGCCTTTTTGGCTCGCAGAAGAGCGGCTCGGTGGCGAAGGAGCGCCTGCAGCTCGTACTGATCCATGACAGGAACGACATCTCGCCGGAGATATTGACGGCGCTGCGTTCGGACCTGATAAAGACGATAAAAAAGTATCTTGATATAGACGAAGAGGGAATAGAACTCGACCTCAACAGAGAGGACCGTTCTGTGGCGCTGCTCGCCAGCATTCCGCTGAAGAACATGCAGCGGCCCGTCAGGGGAAGAAAAAAGACGGGCGAAACGGAAAAGCGATGA
- a CDS encoding MBL fold metallo-hydrolase: MNIKRFPLGTLWTNCYLIWDDSGNGFVVDPGGPAKEVEDFIRSHDIRLYWIILTHGHSDHIGGIADLRNISENGVAIHSEDAECLTSASKNLSTYIGEAVEMPSAEKLLKEGDRLKVGKMTLDVIHTPGHTLGGICIIVADGEEQILISGDTLFARSIGRSDLPGGNEDVLIESLKKLDGLPDKMRVFPGHGPETTIAAEKQYNPYWPR, encoded by the coding sequence ATGAACATTAAAAGATTTCCTCTGGGAACGTTATGGACGAATTGTTATCTGATATGGGATGATTCCGGCAACGGATTCGTGGTCGATCCGGGCGGTCCCGCGAAAGAGGTGGAGGACTTTATCCGCAGCCACGATATAAGGCTGTACTGGATCATCCTTACCCACGGACACAGCGACCACATCGGCGGCATCGCCGACCTGCGCAATATCTCGGAAAACGGCGTCGCGATCCACAGCGAAGATGCCGAATGCCTGACGAGCGCGAGCAAAAACCTTTCGACCTACATAGGCGAGGCCGTGGAAATGCCCTCGGCCGAGAAGCTGCTTAAAGAGGGCGACAGGCTGAAAGTCGGCAAGATGACGCTCGATGTGATCCACACTCCCGGCCACACGCTGGGCGGGATCTGCATCATAGTCGCCGACGGTGAAGAGCAGATATTGATATCGGGGGACACGTTGTTTGCCCGCTCGATCGGCAGAAGCGACCTTCCCGGCGGGAATGAGGATGTGCTGATCGAGTCGCTTAAAAAACTGGACGGGCTGCCTGACAAGATGAGAGTTTTCCCCGGGCATGGCCCGGAGACGACGATCGCGGCGGAGAAGCAGTATAACCCCTACTGGCCCAGATAG
- the dtd gene encoding D-aminoacyl-tRNA deacylase: MKALLQRVSSSKVSVEGRVVGGIGRGITVLLGVVPEDDQRDIDWLAEKIVNLRIFDDEDGKMNLSVSDVGGEILVISQFTLCGECKKGRRPSWAKAAEPGFANEMYIKFIEAVKKEGIPVAHGQFQAYMAVDIQNDGPVTLMIDTKE, from the coding sequence ATGAAGGCGCTTTTGCAGCGGGTATCATCTTCCAAAGTCTCCGTAGAGGGGCGCGTAGTCGGCGGGATCGGCCGCGGCATCACGGTGCTCCTCGGCGTGGTCCCCGAAGACGACCAGCGGGATATTGATTGGCTTGCCGAAAAAATCGTAAATCTTCGTATTTTTGACGATGAAGATGGTAAAATGAATCTTTCGGTCTCCGACGTTGGGGGAGAGATATTGGTGATCTCCCAGTTTACCCTCTGCGGAGAGTGTAAAAAGGGACGCCGCCCCTCTTGGGCTAAAGCCGCGGAACCGGGGTTCGCCAATGAAATGTACATTAAGTTTATCGAAGCTGTGAAAAAAGAGGGGATTCCGGTCGCGCACGGCCAGTTTCAGGCATATATGGCGGTGGACATACAGAACGACGGGCCGGTTACCCTGATGATAGATACCAAGGAGTGA
- a CDS encoding JAB domain-containing protein has protein sequence MDFSQLPHSERPREKLIKHGPDSLSLAELLAILLRTGRKGEDVAALSQGLLRRMGGLAGLARATTAEMMQEKGLKEAKAASLAAALELGKRMVLMKGAESSDWRGALLAKAFETKYMERECIFAFFLSAKDRVLGESELSFGGISGAYLDLPVFFRQAVRISAAKVVVLHNHPDGCRLPSRDDVKLTEHIEQGLRFLGMQLKGHYIAADGELFPVKGERLAEYGLEAAPGKI, from the coding sequence ATGGATTTCTCGCAGCTTCCGCACAGCGAACGGCCACGGGAAAAACTTATCAAACACGGCCCTGACTCGCTTTCCCTTGCCGAACTCCTTGCGATCCTGCTGAGGACCGGCAGAAAGGGAGAGGATGTGGCGGCTCTGTCGCAGGGCCTGCTGCGGCGGATGGGCGGACTTGCGGGGCTGGCTCGTGCCACCACCGCGGAGATGATGCAGGAGAAGGGGCTGAAAGAGGCCAAAGCAGCCTCTCTCGCCGCCGCGCTCGAACTGGGGAAGCGTATGGTGCTCATGAAGGGAGCGGAGAGTTCGGACTGGCGCGGGGCGCTGCTCGCAAAGGCCTTTGAAACGAAGTATATGGAACGGGAATGCATTTTCGCGTTCTTTCTCAGCGCGAAGGATCGCGTGCTTGGAGAATCCGAGCTTTCTTTCGGCGGTATTTCCGGGGCCTACCTTGACCTGCCGGTGTTTTTTCGTCAGGCCGTGAGGATCTCGGCGGCTAAGGTCGTTGTCCTGCACAACCACCCGGACGGCTGCCGGCTGCCGAGCCGTGATGATGTCAAGCTTACGGAGCATATAGAACAGGGACTGCGGTTTCTGGGGATGCAGCTCAAGGGACACTATATCGCCGCCGACGGGGAACTCTTTCCCGTTAAGGGGGAGCGCCTGGCGGAGTACGGTCTCGAAGCGGCGCCTGGTAAAATTTGA
- a CDS encoding rod shape-determining protein MreC gives MQLLGRESRPWLGGVASVLAGVGLLLFMTAVPSAKYAAVEYVNAALTYPEKPVLYIRNLVQLSGNWVMERASLNERVERLELKNQALSEALQRAAIKEPAARESYVRALVTLRYPQDWWQEFRIDKGARDGVVEKAAVTSEGFLVGRVTRVGDSYAWVELITSSSFLLAAAVDQTRDLGVVNGDDFGHLKLLYIPEERKLKRGMTISTSLMSDLIPPGLPVGTIIDIDENKEGYTEMKLSAGAHLTQLYNVEVFTGRRAPK, from the coding sequence ATGCAGCTTCTTGGCAGGGAAAGCCGTCCATGGCTCGGCGGAGTCGCATCCGTTCTCGCCGGGGTGGGGCTCCTGCTTTTCATGACGGCGGTGCCCTCCGCGAAGTACGCGGCTGTCGAATATGTGAACGCCGCTCTCACATATCCTGAGAAGCCTGTGCTCTATATACGCAACCTGGTGCAGCTCAGCGGCAACTGGGTGATGGAACGCGCGAGCCTCAACGAACGCGTCGAGCGCCTTGAACTTAAAAACCAGGCGCTCTCCGAGGCGCTGCAGCGCGCGGCGATAAAGGAGCCGGCGGCGAGGGAGTCTTATGTGCGGGCCCTTGTCACCCTGCGCTACCCGCAGGATTGGTGGCAGGAGTTCCGTATCGACAAGGGCGCGCGCGACGGCGTCGTGGAAAAGGCGGCCGTCACCTCTGAGGGCTTCCTCGTCGGCAGGGTGACCAGAGTCGGCGACAGTTACGCCTGGGTGGAACTCATCACCTCCTCTTCGTTCCTGCTTGCGGCGGCGGTGGATCAGACGCGCGACCTCGGCGTAGTCAACGGCGACGACTTCGGCCATCTAAAGCTGCTTTATATACCGGAGGAGCGCAAACTTAAGCGGGGCATGACGATATCCACCTCGCTGATGAGCGACCTCATCCCTCCCGGGCTGCCGGTCGGGACGATAATCGACATAGACGAAAACAAAGAGGGATATACGGAGATGAAGCTCAGCGCCGGAGCGCATTTGACGCAGCTTTATAATGTGGAGGTCTTTACGGGCCGGAGGGCGCCGAAGTGA
- a CDS encoding septum site-determining protein MinC, with the protein MIQLKGRQAGFLRCVVPADMSERQMFDGFNSLLSTGGHLLAGSEIEIDLQTRRFSPALLSKIWKNFIEPSGSTVSLWIVSDPQSKEALDRMGFRTSAGEHMTERPDKKETRAGADEGIYPGFVYFGTLRGGQNIGHAGDVVIIGNVNQGAEVAAKGNVTVIGRLNGLVHAGCGGSDEMTVITRSLEAGQVRIGTKVGIIDRNSPFWGKAVTVRISDNEVLVSPWPVL; encoded by the coding sequence ATGATTCAGTTAAAAGGCAGACAGGCGGGATTTTTAAGATGCGTCGTCCCCGCCGATATGAGCGAACGCCAGATGTTTGACGGCTTCAATTCGCTTCTCTCGACGGGCGGGCATTTGCTCGCCGGGAGCGAAATTGAGATAGACCTGCAGACGCGCCGTTTTTCTCCGGCGCTGCTGTCGAAAATTTGGAAGAATTTTATCGAGCCGAGCGGAAGCACGGTCTCTCTCTGGATAGTCTCCGATCCGCAGTCCAAGGAGGCCCTTGACAGAATGGGGTTCAGGACCTCCGCCGGAGAACACATGACTGAAAGGCCCGATAAAAAAGAGACGCGCGCCGGCGCGGACGAGGGGATCTATCCCGGGTTCGTCTATTTCGGCACGCTTCGCGGCGGGCAGAACATCGGCCACGCCGGCGATGTGGTAATAATCGGCAACGTCAACCAGGGGGCCGAGGTCGCGGCCAAAGGCAACGTCACGGTGATCGGGCGTCTCAACGGCCTCGTCCACGCGGGCTGCGGCGGCAGCGACGAGATGACGGTGATCACGCGTTCTCTGGAGGCCGGGCAGGTGCGCATCGGTACGAAGGTCGGCATAATAGACAGGAATTCCCCCTTTTGGGGCAAGGCCGTCACTGTTAGGATATCAGACAACGAGGTGCTGGTCTCTCCATGGCCGGTACTGTAA